The sequence CTGTGGTGTAGCGATCGCCAGCATGGGGTTTAATCGCCTGATTGAGCACCTGCACTAAATCTGCGGAAACTAGCGGAACGTGCTCAGACCAAAGTATTTCGCCTGTTTGTTGATTAATCTCTAATTCCTGGGGTGATTGACCAGTTAGTAAATAAATTGCTGTCAAGCCTAAGCTATAAATATCTGTAGCGTAAACTGGGCGTCCTAGGGCTTGTTCACTAGGCATATATCCCGGTGTCCCAATTACCATCGATTGCGTGGCGTATCCTGAAGAATTCACCACCGAGCGGATAGTTTCTTTCACAGCACCGAAATCAATTAAAACCGGTTTGCTGTCAAGTGAACGGAGAATAATATTATCTGGTTTAATATCTCTATGGATGATGCCCTTGCTGTGGATATAATCCAAGACTGTCAACAAACTGAGGAGCATTTTTTTGACAACAATTTCGCTTTCGTATCCTTTAGTTTGGACAACTTCTCGTAAAGTTTGCCCATGAATCCATTCTTGAACTAAGTAAAACTGCCCATTTTCCGAAAAGTAAGCATAAAGTTCGGGAACTTGGTCATTGCTCTTACCCAGATACTCTAAAGTCGCCGCTTCTCTCTCAAACCGTTGTTGAATCATTTTATAGGTTTGCGGGTCGTTGGAGATGGGTTTGAGTTGCTTAATCACGCACCGACGCCGAGAAGGCATATGAGTATCTTCCGCTAGAAAGGTTTCGCCAAACCCACCAGCACCGAGTACTTGGATCACTTGATAGCGATTGTTCAGCAGCCTTGTTGTCATGAAAGTTCACACCATTCGCTCTTTCCCAATGTACATCACGCAAATGAAGTATGAAGGGTGAAGTATGAAGTATGAAGGGTGAAATTACTTCGCCTATAAAGGGATGGGGTTTGAACTGATGACATGAGCGATGGTATCTGCTAGTCTTTGGCATTTGTGATGACCCAGGTGTCATTATGTTGGATAATGCCAAAGGATATCACAAAGAAGAAATGGCGCTTCAGCGGTTAACTACAAATCGGGTAACAGTAGGATTTGGCTTGGCATTGGCTGTATTGCTGGGTGTAAGTGTTAATGCTTATTTGAATTTGCTTAACTACAGAAAGTCGGCTGATGCTGTTGAACATACCCTGAGAATTCAGAACACCCTTGAGAGCATTATTTCTAGCCTGAAAGATGTTGAAACTGCTCAACGAGGCTATTTGTTAACGAACAATCAAGACTATCTTAAGCCTTATCAAGAAGGACTAAAAAAAATTAATCCCACTGTCCAAAGATTGCAAGAATTGACGCGCAATAACAGCACTCAACAGCAACGACTCAATACTTTGGAATCTCAGATCAACTTAAAGTTAGCAGAACTAGAACAAACAATCTCCTTACAAAAAAGCAATCAACAAGAGGCTGCTTTACAGGTGGTGCGGGGGGGTGAGGGGAAGCAACTGATGGATAAAATTCGTCAGTTGGTGTGGGAAATGAAATCCCAAGAGAGCAGCTTGTTAACTCAAAGTAGCGCTGCTGCTCAAGATAAGGCGCAAAAAACTACTTTAGTGATTATTTTAGGCAATTTGTTAGCTTTGGGTTTGGTGACATTGGCAATTTTTACCCTGCATCGGGATGCTACCAAACGAAGGTATGCAGAGGAACAGTTGCAGTTGTTAAATGAAGATTTAGAACAAAGAGTTAGCGATCGCACTGCAGAATTAGAAACTATTAATCGAGTAAAAGATGAGTTTCTCTCGGTGCTCTCTCATGAACTGCGGACACCCCTCAATGCTATACTCGGTTGGGCAAAGTTGCTCCGGAGTGGCAGATTAGACGATGCCAAAGCCGAGCAAGGGTTAGAAGTAATTGAGCGCAATGCTAGATCCCAAGCTCAACTAATTGAAGATTTACTAGATATTTCCCGCATTATCACGGGTAAGCTGCGTCTGAAGGTTCGCCCTATTGCTCCCATCTCGGTGGTTGAAGCGGCTTTAGATACAGTGCGTCCAGCAGCACAGGCGCGAGGAATTCGCATTCAAACTGTGTTAGATTCTGACGCTGGGCCAGTTTCAGGTGATCCAGATAGATTGCAACAGGTAGTGTGGAATCTTTTATCTAATGCCATCAAGTTTACACCCAAAGGGGGACGAGTGCAAGTCCGGCTGGAGCGAATTAATTCCCATGTGGAAATCATCGTCAGCGATACAGGACAAGGTATTAATCCGGAGTTTTTACCGTATATTTTTGACCGCTTCAGTCAAGCGGATGCTTCCACCACTAGAGTACATTCTGGGTTAGGGTTGGGACTAGCGATCGCTCGCAATATCGTCGAGTTGCATGGGGGTACAATTCATGCTCAAAGTCCAGGTGAGGGACAGGGAACGACTTTTGTAGTTAATTTGCCGTTGATGATTGTCCATCGCCCCCTGGATACCCCAGATCGAGTCCATTCCACTGCTAATCGTGAAGTTTCTCTAGATAACGCTCCTTCTTTACAAGGTATCAATATTGTGGTAGTCGATGACGAAGCAGATACGCGAGAACTAATGATTACCTTGTTAGAGCAATATGGAGCGACAGTTACAGCCGTAGCTTCTGCAAGTGAGGCGCTAGAAAAAATTACGCAATTGCGACCAGATGTGCTAATTAGTGATATTGGGATGCCAGAGGAAGACGGTTATTCCTTAATTCGTCGAGTCAGAAGCTTGACTACAGAACAAGGTGGACAGACTCCAGCGATCGCCCTGACAGCCTACGCGAGAACAGAAGACAGAATTCAGGCGCTGACAGCAGGGTTTCAAACACACATTGCTAAACCGATAGAACCAGCGGAACTCGTAGCAGTAATTAGAAGTTTTGTAAGGCGCGATCGCTCAAGTTAAAAGGCTCGTATTTTATCATATATTAAATTGTATATTTTACGATTTTCAAAAAATAGCTAAACTAAAATGTAATTTTTTCACAGACACTAGCGAATCCCAAAAACTCAACGCCCATCAAAACATATGCATAAATTGGGCACATTCAAATTAAATAAAAGTAAACACAATCTTGGCGACACATGTAGGTTAAGGAGCGAAATCCCACACCTAAAGACTGTATTCATGTTTGGTTTGACTGCGTTCAATCCAATCTACACATCTATTGCTTATACCAATTCCGTATGAAGATGCACATAATAATACCCCCCTGTAGTCCCCCCTTGGCAAGGGGGGACGGCGTAGCCGGGGGGTAAATCTATGCCGCTTCACAAAGAAACGGTATTAATTGCAAAAAATTGGTATAACAACCAATTAACAATGCCTAATACCCAATTATAAATAATAAATAACCAATGACAAACCTACAAATTCAATTGAGTTGGGATGATCCCACCACGGGAGAACGGCGAGAACCAAGGCTGAGTGCACCTATCGCTTTTGGTCGAGAATTCGCGCTTTTACCGGAATTAATCGAGGGAATCCGTGTCTCGCGGCTGGTTTTGAATAGCAATCAAGTTTCTCGCTACCACGCTTTGGTGAAGTGGGAACAAGACCAGCTGGTGGTGATTGACCAAGACAGTGTGAATGGTGTGTTTGTGAATGGTCAGTTGCAAAAGCGTAGTGTTTTGGTGAATGGTGATACGTTGCAAATTGGGCCGTATATGATGACGGTGACGTTTGCGGCTAGTGTCCCGACGACACCTATAACTACTCCCCCTTCCAGAATTCTGTTTAATCACAACACCAATCTCCCAGACCCTAATTTGCGTCCTGCTCCACCTGTCACCCCTCTGGGAAAAAATTTCCCTCCTCCCGCTTTTCATGCAGAAAGGGTCGCTGTACAAACGCTTCATGCGACACGTTTACCCGTAGATGAATTTGATTATCTGGCGATTGGGGCGGGATTGGGTAGTTTTATCTGGGCTGATTTGCTGCGAATTAGTGGGGTGCGGGTTGAGAAAATTTTGGCTTTGGGTCTAGAAAGTGACCCTTATGCGCGCTACAAGCGCCTGTGTTTGAGTTCGCAAATTCCTTTACATGAAAGATTGCGGTCTAATTCTGACTCTTGTCCTGATAATATTTGGGGCTGGCCTAGTTATGCTATCCGCGAGGCTTGGCGTGATTTTGGTAAGGGTCACTTGCAATCGGCGTTAAAGTATTTGTGGCAAGTATTTGCAGAACCTACATACGCCGAAACTTATACACCTCGTGCGGGAGATGTGTTTAATTCCATAGACCAGGAAGCGAAACGGATTGGCTGGGATCGAATTTATCGTTACGGGCGAGTGCGAGCAATTCGCAAGACTGATGATGGTCGGTATTGTGTGGCTTATTCTCGCGGCCCTGGTGATTATGCTTTTGCGGTGGCGCGTTATTTACATTTGGCTACTGGCTATCCAGCTATTCAATTTTTGCCTGATTTGCAAGCTTATCGAGAAAAGTATCAAGATTTTAAGTCTGTGGTCAATGCCTATGAAGCCCATGACCATGTTTATGAGCAGTTGGAGCGCCAAGGTGGGACTGTGTTGATTAGAGGACGGGGAATTGTGGCTTCGCGGGTTGTGCAGCGGATTTATGAAGCGAGGAAGAAAAATCGTGATATTAGAGTTTTGCATTTAATGCGATCGCCTAAACCCATCGGTAACAAATTTCAAAAAGCGCAG is a genomic window of Fortiea contorta PCC 7126 containing:
- a CDS encoding FHA domain-containing protein encodes the protein MTNLQIQLSWDDPTTGERREPRLSAPIAFGREFALLPELIEGIRVSRLVLNSNQVSRYHALVKWEQDQLVVIDQDSVNGVFVNGQLQKRSVLVNGDTLQIGPYMMTVTFAASVPTTPITTPPSRILFNHNTNLPDPNLRPAPPVTPLGKNFPPPAFHAERVAVQTLHATRLPVDEFDYLAIGAGLGSFIWADLLRISGVRVEKILALGLESDPYARYKRLCLSSQIPLHERLRSNSDSCPDNIWGWPSYAIREAWRDFGKGHLQSALKYLWQVFAEPTYAETYTPRAGDVFNSIDQEAKRIGWDRIYRYGRVRAIRKTDDGRYCVAYSRGPGDYAFAVARYLHLATGYPAIQFLPDLQAYREKYQDFKSVVNAYEAHDHVYEQLERQGGTVLIRGRGIVASRVVQRIYEARKKNRDIRVLHLMRSPKPIGNKFQKAQRLVKNNYEFQPFNWPKACWGGELRVMLEKASPDERKSLLADWGGTTTADRHDWQWIVEQGVRENWYHTTFGDVLSVERDAQNHTVTQIQEKGGFGKMTLVADFIIDATGLDAKVEASPLLDDLVKHYKLPLNHLGRLVVANNFELVEMRNSQGQIYAAGAITLGGPYAAVDSFLGLQYAALVAVDGLAAIRAPGLHRLNALSSFGQWWKWVLNQSPS
- a CDS encoding CHASE3 domain-containing protein; the protein is MLDNAKGYHKEEMALQRLTTNRVTVGFGLALAVLLGVSVNAYLNLLNYRKSADAVEHTLRIQNTLESIISSLKDVETAQRGYLLTNNQDYLKPYQEGLKKINPTVQRLQELTRNNSTQQQRLNTLESQINLKLAELEQTISLQKSNQQEAALQVVRGGEGKQLMDKIRQLVWEMKSQESSLLTQSSAAAQDKAQKTTLVIILGNLLALGLVTLAIFTLHRDATKRRYAEEQLQLLNEDLEQRVSDRTAELETINRVKDEFLSVLSHELRTPLNAILGWAKLLRSGRLDDAKAEQGLEVIERNARSQAQLIEDLLDISRIITGKLRLKVRPIAPISVVEAALDTVRPAAQARGIRIQTVLDSDAGPVSGDPDRLQQVVWNLLSNAIKFTPKGGRVQVRLERINSHVEIIVSDTGQGINPEFLPYIFDRFSQADASTTRVHSGLGLGLAIARNIVELHGGTIHAQSPGEGQGTTFVVNLPLMIVHRPLDTPDRVHSTANREVSLDNAPSLQGINIVVVDDEADTRELMITLLEQYGATVTAVASASEALEKITQLRPDVLISDIGMPEEDGYSLIRRVRSLTTEQGGQTPAIALTAYARTEDRIQALTAGFQTHIAKPIEPAELVAVIRSFVRRDRSS